From Delphinus delphis chromosome X, mDelDel1.2, whole genome shotgun sequence, a single genomic window includes:
- the UBQLN2 gene encoding ubiquilin-2 — protein sequence MAENGESSGPPRPSRGSAAAQSPASAPAEPKIIKVTVKTPKEKEEFAVPENSSVQQFKEAISKRFKSQTDQLVLIFAGKILKDQDTLIQHGIHDGLTVHLVIKSQNRPQGQSTQPSNAAGTNTTTASTPRSNSTPISTNSNPFGLGSLGGLAGLSSLGLSSTNFSELQNQMQQQLLSSPEMMIQIMENPFVQSMLSNPDLMRQLIMANPQMQQLIQRNPEISHLLNNPDIMRQTLEIARNPAMMQEMMRNQDLALSNLESIPGGYNALRRMYTDIQEPMLNAAQEQFGGNPFASVGSSSSSGEGTQPSRTENRDPLPNPWAPPPATQSSATTSTTTSSGSGSGTSSSSATGNTVAAANYVASIFSTPGMQSLLQQITENPQLIQNMLSAPYMRSMMQSLTQNPDLAAQMMLNSPVFTANPQLQEQMRPQLPAFLQQMQNPDTLSAMSNPRAMQALMQIQQGLQTLATEAPGLIPSFTPGVGVGVLGTAIGPVGPVTPIGPIGPIVPFTPIGPIGPIGPTGPAGPPGSTGSGAPPGPPVSSSAPSETTSPTSESGPNQQFIQQMVQALAGANPPQLPNPEVRFQQQLEQLNAMGFLNREANLQALIATGGDINAAIERLLGSQPS from the coding sequence ATGGCTGAGAACGGCGAGAGCAGCGGCCCCCCGCGCCCCTCCCGCGGCTCTGCTGCGGCCCaaagccctgcctctgccccggCGGAGCCCAAAATTATCAAAGTCACTGTGAAGACCCCCAAAGAGAAAGAGGAGTTCGCAGTGCCCGAGAACAGCTCAGTCCAGCAGTTTAAGGAAGCGATTTCGAAACGCTTCAAATCCCAAACGGATCAGCTAGTGCTGATTTTTGCcggaaaaatcttaaaagatcaAGATACCTTGATTCAGCATGGCATCCATGATGGACTGACTGTTCATCTTGTCATCAAAAGCCAGAACCGACCTCAGGGCCAGTCCACCCAGCCTAGTAATGCCGCGGGAACTAATACTACCACCGCGTCGACTCCCAGGAGTAACTCCACACCTATTTCCACAAATAGCAACCCGTTTGGGTTGGGGAGCCTGGGAGGACTTGCAGGCCTTAGCAGCCTGGGCTTGAGCTCGACcaacttctctgagctccagaaCCAGATGCAGCAGCAGCTCCTGTCCAGCCCTGAGATGATGATCCAAATCATGGAAAATCCCTTTGTTCAGAGCATGCTTTCGAATCCTGATCTGATGAGGCAGCTCATTATGGCCAATCCACAGATGCAACAATTGATTCAGAGAAACCCAGAAATTAGTCACCTGCTCAACAACCCAGATATAATGAGGCAGACCCTCGAAATCGCCAGGAATCCAGCTATGATGCAAGAAATGATGAGAAATCAAGACCTGGCTCTCAGCAATCTTGAAAGCATCCCAGGTGGCTACAATGCTTTACGGCGCATGTACACTGACATTCAAGAACCCATGCTAAATGCCGCACAAGAGCAGTTTGGGGGTAATCCGTTTGCCTCGGTGGGGAGCAGTTCCTCCTCTGGGGAAGGTACGCAGCCTTCCCGCACAGAAAATCGCGATCCACTACCCAATCCGTGGGCGCCACCACCGGCTACCCAGAGTTCTGCGACCACCAGCACAACAACGAGCAGTGGCAGTGGATCTGGCACTAGCTCTAGCAGTGCTACGGGGAACACAGTGGCTGCAGCTAATTATGTTGCCAGCATCTTCAGCACCCCAGGAATGCAGAGCTTGCTGCAACAGATAACTGAAAACCCCCAGCTGATCCAGAATATGCTGTCTGCACCCTATATGAGAAGCATGATGCAGTCGCTGACCCAGAATCCAGATTTGGCTGCACAGATGATGCTGAATAGCCCTGTGTTTACTGCAAATCCTCAGCTGCAGGAGCAGATGCGTCCACAGCTCCCTGCTTTCCTGCAGCAGATGCAGAATCCAGACACACTCTCAGCCATGTCAAACCCAAGAGCAATGCAGGCTTTAATGCAGATCCAGCAGGGGCTACAGACATTAGCCACTGAAGCACCTGGCCTCATTCCAAGCTTCACTccaggtgtgggggtgggggtgctggGAACAGCTATAGGCCCTGTAGGCCCAGTCACACCCATAGGCCCCATTGGCCCCATAGTCCCGTTTACTCCCATAGGCCCCATTGGACCCATAGGACCCACTGGCCCTGCAGGTCCCCCTGGCTCCACTGGCTCAGGCGCCCCCCCTGGGCCCCCTGTATCTAGCTCTGCACCCAGTGAAACTACGAGCCCAACATCGGAATCTGGACCCAACCAGCAGTTCATTCAGCAAATGGTGCAGGCTCTGGCTGGAGCAAATCCTCCGCAGCTGCCGAATCCAGAAGTCAGATTTCAACAACAACTGGAACAGCTCAACGCAATGGGGTTCTTAAACCGGGAAGCAAACTTGCAGGCTCTAATAGCAACAGGAGGCGACATCAATGCAGCCATTGAGAGGCTGCTGGGTTCCCAGCCATCATAA